In Fibrobacter sp. UWR2, the sequence CCGACTTCATGTTGCGAAGTTCCACCGTAAACTGGGCGCCGTTATCCGCGGCATTGATCCAGGCATCCAGTACCTGTTCCGAAAGCGTGCGGGCAGCGACGACCGCCGCCTTGTTGATACCGCCGTTGCGGGCAACTTCTGCAGAGGTCGCAACCGTATGAACCGCATTCGAGAACGCGGCGATGACCTCGCCGGAATTCACGTCGATAACCTCGACGCCGATCTGGAGCGAAGCCTTAATCTTGCCGCCCTTCACTCTCGCATAGCGGAGCACGGCGACTTCACCGCGGGCAATAAAGTTCACGTTTTCCTTTTCGGCAAACTTGCGCACGGCGGCACGGTCAGAGGGGTTCACGCCCGTCTTCGCGAGGCTCGGGGCCATCGCAATCTTGCGGGCCATGTCAGAGGCCTTCACGTTGAACTGCTGCTTCACGAACTGCTGCTGGAACTTGTCGACAATCTGGTTGTCAGGGATTTTCTTCCAGATATCCTCGGTAAAAGTACCGACCATTGTCTCGACCTGAGTCTCCTCGCTCCCCTTACTGGCCGAGAGGTCGGATTCCTCGTCAGAAAGATCCTGGCTTGCCGAATTGCTGTTCACCGTCTGGTCTACGGTAGTCGTAACCGCGATACCCTTCTTTTCCCACGTGGTGAGGACAAAAGCTATCGAGGGACGCGCCTTTTGAACCTGGCCATAGCCACCACCCGTCAAATCGTAGGCAAAGCCCGCAGAGACCATGACGAAAAGCGCCAGGAGCGCAACAGAAAGGGCTGTTATCTTTTTCATGCAAGAACCTCTATCTTTCTTTAGTTATTGTAAATATAACTTTAGCGTAAGGGCAAGTCAATAGGGCTAAATAGCCTATAAATACAGAAAAGCACCGCCAAAGGCGGTGTTTTTCCCAAACATTCAGATAATCCGGACTAGCGGCTAGTCACGCGAACCTTCTGGATGCCAGCGGCCGTCTTGACCATGTACACGCCAGACTTCTGGAACTTGGTGGCGATAGCCTCGGAGAGAGACACGCCCGGCACCATCTCGACCTTGCCGAGGAGCTTGCCGCTGATGTCAAACACCTGGACAGTGCCTGCGACACCGTTCATGCGGACCTGCTGGGCAATGGCGGTCGTGCCTTCCTTGCTGAACTTCACGTAGTCGATGTTCGTGTTGTCGTTGGCAACCGTAATGCGGAGGACATGTTCACCCTTGGTGAGGGTCGCCTTGCCCGTAGACTTTTCATAGGTATCCCAGTCACCTTCGACACCCGTGAAGGAGAGCGAAGCAAGAGACTTGCCATCCAAGGAGAGTTCGAGCTTGCCGGAACCGGAACCGTTAGAAACGTTGGCTTCGATGTCGTATTCGCCATCTTCGGTAACGTTCACGGTGTATTCGAGCCAGAGGTCCTTAGCGGTGTAACCGATAGCCTTGCCGGTACCGCCATTCACGATATCGACGGTCGGATAGTCTTCACCACGGTAATCATGGTCGCCATCTTCACCCGAGGCGCCCTGCGTGCCGGAGTAGGAATCACCGTAGTTGCCTTCGTCGAAGTTTTCGGCTTCGACAGTACCCGGAATAGCGGCAGCGGTGCCGCCAAACGGCTTACGATCAATCTTCTTCGGCGGTTCAGGCGGAACATATTCGCCAACATAGACCCTAGCATGCGGGAAGTCCATGTGACTGCCAGACACACTTTGGCTGGTGTTACCAGCTTCACCCAGCACCTTGGCTTCGTAAAGTTTACCCATCTTGAGACCTTTCTTCTCCCACTGTCTCATGTGCTCGGAAATGTTGATGGTACCGCAGTCGCGCATCGACTTGCGGACACTGAAATACTGATAGAACTGACCATTGCCAATCGTGATGGCCGGACCATTACGGGTATTGCGGTAAACAGTATATTGAGCACCATCAACAGTAATGTCGCCCAACTTCGTGTCACCGATCCAGTCACTCGGCATATACTGGGAAAGCGTATTGTCGATGACGTAGTATTCAACCAATCCATTCGGCGCACCGGGAACATTTTCCATCCAGCCATAGACGCCGATATAAGAATACTGCACATTGTTGCCAGGAG encodes:
- a CDS encoding glycoside hydrolase family 11 protein, whose amino-acid sequence is MSKTTLFKAGLILAFGLSASAFAQTESFCSTTTHSPSAQKKEVSRNEVGKVGNIGYELWDENGNGGGKAIFYDDGSMDCYITNAKDYLCRAGLSLGSTQTYDQLNGDMVAEFKLIKTPGNNVQYSYIGVYGWMENVPGAPNGLVEYYVIDNTLSQYMPSDWIGDTKLGDITVDGAQYTVYRNTRNGPAITIGNGQFYQYFSVRKSMRDCGTINISEHMRQWEKKGLKMGKLYEAKVLGEAGNTSQSVSGSHMDFPHARVYVGEYVPPEPPKKIDRKPFGGTAAAIPGTVEAENFDEGNYGDSYSGTQGASGEDGDHDYRGEDYPTVDIVNGGTGKAIGYTAKDLWLEYTVNVTEDGEYDIEANVSNGSGSGKLELSLDGKSLASLSFTGVEGDWDTYEKSTGKATLTKGEHVLRITVANDNTNIDYVKFSKEGTTAIAQQVRMNGVAGTVQVFDISGKLLGKVEMVPGVSLSEAIATKFQKSGVYMVKTAAGIQKVRVTSR